From a region of the Defluviitalea raffinosedens genome:
- a CDS encoding DHH family phosphoesterase — protein sequence MNKSHYKTFINRVFLQPHFYILILFVFGVIFLFYEPVIGFVAMLLCVALLIFTLLWGKKGSQLEERTLNKDYDFHSIHKDVLSYFPFPFIMVDAHGWIKWYNPRIEEVIKAKNLVNKNIQNLFLDITADQFPKGKEQVTKTITVDNRHYNVYIDRVYLSQASGSQRTMYGLYFIDNTHNMILKEENLKQKVSIGLIFIDNYEEVMQSVEDVRRPLLIALIDRKLNSWAQQGEGIVKKLEKDQYLMLFYNEHLEKFRQKKFEILDEIRQIHIGNELPVTLSIGIGVNGKNLPQSMEYAKAAIDLALGRGGDQAVIKNVDKYSFYGGKTKEVEKSTRVKARMKAYAFREIIEESDEVLIMGHKNPDVDCLGAAIGVYRAAQLLGKKAYIVLNEPTSAIKTVYDKILESGEYEEKIFLNSIEAIGHTGEKTLVVVVDVHRPSYTECPELLELSKNIVVFDHHRRSAEFIDNAVLTYLEPFISSTCEMIAEILQYIVDKVKLKPIEADILLAGITIDTKNFVFKTGVRTFEAAAFLRRNGADSTRVRMLFQNDMESYQARAAAVKDARIYRKNMAISIAPSDLKNGAVIAAQAADELLNISGIKASFVMCSIKNDVMISARSLGDINVQLIMEKLGGGGHQTVAGAQFSEVPIDEVYDQLIEAIDEYLEEGAERR from the coding sequence ATGAATAAAAGTCATTACAAAACATTTATAAATAGAGTTTTTCTGCAGCCTCATTTCTATATATTGATTTTGTTTGTTTTTGGAGTAATCTTTCTATTTTATGAGCCAGTTATAGGGTTTGTTGCAATGCTGCTTTGTGTGGCGTTATTGATCTTTACTCTTTTATGGGGGAAGAAAGGAAGTCAGCTGGAAGAAAGGACTCTAAATAAAGACTATGATTTCCATTCCATTCATAAAGATGTGCTGTCTTATTTTCCTTTTCCATTTATTATGGTTGACGCCCATGGATGGATCAAATGGTATAATCCCAGGATAGAAGAAGTCATAAAAGCAAAGAATTTAGTGAATAAAAACATTCAAAATCTTTTTCTGGATATTACTGCCGATCAGTTTCCAAAAGGAAAAGAACAGGTTACAAAAACAATCACTGTAGACAACAGGCACTATAATGTATATATCGATCGGGTGTATTTGTCACAAGCCAGCGGCAGCCAGCGGACTATGTATGGACTTTACTTTATTGACAATACGCACAATATGATTTTAAAAGAAGAAAATTTAAAGCAAAAAGTATCTATAGGACTAATTTTTATAGATAATTATGAAGAGGTCATGCAAAGTGTAGAAGACGTCAGAAGGCCTTTACTGATTGCCTTGATTGACAGAAAGTTAAATTCCTGGGCGCAGCAGGGTGAAGGTATCGTTAAAAAGTTAGAAAAAGACCAGTATCTTATGCTTTTTTACAATGAGCATTTAGAAAAGTTCAGACAGAAGAAATTTGAGATCCTGGATGAAATAAGGCAGATCCATATAGGCAATGAGCTTCCTGTGACATTAAGCATAGGGATTGGGGTGAATGGGAAAAATTTGCCCCAGTCTATGGAGTATGCAAAAGCAGCCATTGATTTAGCTTTGGGAAGAGGCGGAGATCAGGCGGTTATTAAAAATGTTGACAAATATTCTTTCTACGGGGGAAAAACCAAGGAAGTTGAAAAAAGTACCCGGGTAAAGGCAAGAATGAAGGCTTATGCATTCCGAGAGATTATTGAAGAGTCGGATGAAGTTCTGATTATGGGGCATAAAAATCCTGATGTGGATTGCCTCGGAGCAGCCATAGGTGTTTATCGGGCAGCTCAGTTATTAGGTAAAAAAGCTTATATTGTATTAAACGAACCTACCAGTGCGATTAAAACAGTATATGACAAAATCTTAGAATCTGGAGAATATGAAGAAAAGATTTTTTTAAACAGTATTGAAGCCATAGGGCATACGGGAGAAAAAACCCTTGTAGTGGTTGTAGATGTTCATAGACCGAGTTATACAGAGTGCCCTGAGCTTTTGGAATTAAGTAAAAATATTGTAGTATTTGATCATCATAGAAGAAGTGCAGAGTTTATTGATAATGCTGTATTGACTTATTTAGAACCTTTTATATCTTCCACTTGCGAAATGATTGCTGAAATCTTACAATACATCGTAGATAAGGTTAAACTAAAGCCAATAGAAGCAGATATTCTTCTTGCAGGAATTACTATTGATACCAAGAACTTTGTATTTAAAACAGGGGTAAGAACCTTTGAGGCTGCTGCATTTTTAAGAAGAAATGGGGCTGACAGTACGAGAGTTCGCATGCTGTTTCAAAACGATATGGAATCATATCAGGCAAGGGCAGCTGCGGTTAAGGATGCACGCATTTATAGGAAGAATATGGCGATTTCTATTGCGCCTTCTGATCTTAAAAATGGAGCTGTGATCGCAGCTCAGGCGGCAGATGAATTATTAAATATCTCAGGGATTAAAGCATCCTTTGTGATGTGTTCTATAAAAAATGATGTTATGATTAGTGCAAGATCTTTAGGAGATATTAATGTGCAACTCATCATGGAAAAGTTAGGGGGCGGAGGCCATCAGACTGTGGCAGGAGCCCAGTTTAGCGAAGTCCCTATTGATGAAGTATACGATCAATTAATAGAAGCTATAGATGAATACTTAGAGGAAGGAGCGGAAAGAAGATGA
- a CDS encoding DUF2232 domain-containing protein, translated as MKFSIKDILWLLAMGLFYTGVGVLGYSLPVLYILACFFGVPYSLYVYKKGTQMSSFVMPVVVLSVLIFTVSPRAAIMLILLLLMPSFVCGIYYHKQKNLPKNIIMLSIAYLSGWIGLLIIWNFAYKVGIISRFYSFTNFVENQYLSQLSKQYELLLNNLQGTGTTSLYLLKEDPVKFAENYSLYRLAIKQSFFLIRYLFPAFIFIGGFLSSIVQVLFTKLILKALKWESPKIKDITNIGFTPLTVGLLGLTWLIRNDMDDRLYPRLAMAMDNVLIIFAVFMFIVGVLFTIHVIKNAKAGARFKAFMGILSFLSIIVSPFLFVILGFLEGIFNFRKTERFL; from the coding sequence ATGAAATTTTCGATAAAAGATATTCTATGGCTTTTAGCTATGGGATTATTTTATACGGGTGTTGGTGTACTGGGATATTCTCTTCCCGTTTTATATATTCTTGCATGTTTTTTTGGTGTACCCTATAGCCTGTATGTATACAAAAAAGGGACGCAGATGTCTTCTTTTGTAATGCCGGTGGTTGTGTTGTCTGTATTAATATTTACAGTTAGTCCAAGAGCTGCGATTATGCTCATATTACTTCTTTTAATGCCGTCTTTTGTATGCGGTATTTATTATCATAAGCAAAAAAATCTCCCTAAAAATATTATTATGCTTTCTATTGCGTACTTATCCGGATGGATTGGATTGCTGATCATATGGAACTTTGCCTATAAAGTAGGCATTATATCACGGTTCTATTCATTTACCAATTTTGTTGAAAATCAGTATCTTAGTCAACTGTCTAAGCAGTACGAGCTGTTATTAAATAATTTGCAGGGAACAGGGACTACTTCTTTATATCTTTTAAAGGAAGACCCTGTAAAATTTGCGGAGAATTATTCGCTTTACAGATTGGCAATAAAGCAATCTTTTTTCTTAATACGATATCTGTTCCCAGCTTTCATTTTTATTGGTGGCTTTTTATCTTCAATTGTTCAAGTCTTATTTACAAAGCTTATTTTAAAAGCTCTAAAATGGGAGTCTCCTAAAATTAAAGACATAACGAATATTGGATTTACCCCTTTAACTGTAGGTCTTTTGGGTTTAACCTGGCTTATTCGAAATGATATGGATGACAGATTATATCCAAGGCTAGCCATGGCTATGGATAATGTTCTGATTATATTTGCTGTTTTTATGTTTATTGTTGGTGTTTTATTTACGATCCACGTGATTAAAAATGCTAAGGCCGGTGCTAGATTTAAGGCATTTATGGGCATCTTAAGTTTCTTAAGCATCATTGTAAGTCCTTTCTTATTTGTAATCCTTGGATTCTTGGAAGGCATATTTAATTTCAGGAAAACAGAAAGATTCCTATAG
- a CDS encoding MazG-like family protein produces the protein MAMHDKEFDITRSLKIIEKLKAQLLSDVANLFSGMLDYGNQSYQDRGDLLANIIILTYLLAKRLGIPYNTLDMKIRNKLKVGILENTDEQEWFADLTALLRHLDGAYEKNRRS, from the coding sequence ATGGCGATGCACGATAAAGAGTTCGATATTACACGCTCTTTAAAAATTATCGAAAAGTTAAAGGCACAACTTCTTTCAGATGTAGCAAATCTGTTTTCAGGAATGCTTGATTATGGGAATCAAAGTTACCAGGACAGAGGAGACTTATTAGCCAATATCATTATTCTTACTTATCTACTCGCAAAAAGATTAGGAATACCATATAATACATTAGATATGAAGATTCGTAACAAATTAAAAGTAGGTATTTTAGAAAATACTGATGAGCAAGAATGGTTTGCTGATTTGACAGCTTTACTTAGACATCTGGATGGAGCGTATGAGAAAAACAGGAGGTCATGA
- the pheA gene encoding prephenate dehydratase — MLLAGYLGPSGTFSEQAAYAYFNNINEYQLIPFPTIQDLLQAVDKGEVSKGVVPIENSIEGAVNTTVDMLAFEVNLKIQAEIVIPVRHYFIGFEEFGFGEIKAVLSHPQAIAQCRNYLHTHVPKAEIVFTSSTAEAVREVAANKAPRAAVGTLLAAKKYGLSVLDSDIQDNKHNETRFVVLGKEEGKRGAKCKTSLVFSTENKPGELYRVLNIFSLWDVNMTKILSRPSKTRLGEYVFFVDLEGHILEEDMKNALMMVQRKTSFYKLLGSYEIIE; from the coding sequence ATGTTACTTGCAGGATATTTAGGACCAAGCGGAACTTTTTCGGAGCAGGCGGCTTATGCGTATTTTAACAATATAAATGAATATCAGTTAATTCCTTTTCCAACGATTCAGGATTTATTACAGGCTGTAGACAAAGGAGAAGTTTCAAAAGGCGTTGTTCCTATTGAAAATTCCATCGAAGGGGCTGTCAATACAACTGTGGATATGCTGGCCTTTGAAGTCAATTTAAAAATACAGGCGGAAATTGTAATACCTGTAAGACATTATTTTATTGGATTTGAAGAATTCGGTTTTGGTGAAATTAAAGCAGTTTTATCCCATCCTCAGGCCATTGCCCAATGCAGAAACTATTTACATACTCATGTTCCAAAAGCTGAGATCGTATTTACCAGTTCAACTGCCGAAGCAGTAAGGGAAGTTGCAGCCAATAAGGCTCCCAGGGCAGCAGTAGGAACTTTGCTTGCAGCAAAGAAATATGGACTTTCTGTTCTGGATTCCGATATTCAGGATAACAAACATAATGAAACCAGATTCGTAGTATTAGGAAAAGAAGAGGGCAAAAGGGGTGCAAAATGCAAAACCAGCCTTGTATTTTCCACGGAGAATAAGCCTGGGGAACTCTACAGAGTTTTAAATATTTTTTCTCTATGGGATGTCAACATGACTAAAATCTTATCCAGGCCTTCTAAAACAAGACTGGGTGAATACGTATTTTTTGTTGACTTAGAGGGACATATTTTGGAAGAGGATATGAAAAATGCGCTTATGATGGTACAGAGAAAAACTTCATTTTACAAATTATTAGGGTCCTATGAGATTATTGAATAG
- a CDS encoding STAS domain-containing protein: MDFKITHKLNESDHQWHISIEGEIDIYNSEQLKGKLYELLEEKQADLYIDCSNLEYIDSTGLGSLVSVLKKVKQFNGNIHLSQLKPNVAKIFKITDLNKVFMIEGAAHE; encoded by the coding sequence ATGGACTTTAAAATTACCCATAAATTAAATGAATCGGATCATCAATGGCATATCTCTATTGAAGGTGAGATTGATATCTATAATTCTGAACAATTAAAAGGAAAATTATATGAGCTCCTTGAAGAAAAACAAGCGGATTTATATATCGACTGCAGTAATTTAGAATATATTGACAGCACCGGATTAGGCTCATTGGTATCTGTTCTTAAAAAAGTTAAGCAGTTTAATGGAAATATTCATTTATCTCAGCTCAAGCCTAATGTAGCAAAAATCTTTAAAATCACTGACTTAAACAAAGTATTTATGATAGAAGGTGCTGCCCATGAATAA